One segment of Thunnus thynnus chromosome 19, fThuThy2.1, whole genome shotgun sequence DNA contains the following:
- the LOC137170621 gene encoding seizure 6-like protein isoform X1, with translation MPHTQTHTPEQEAESTTVGTMQDVDTETGTPSSAVSSCVVNFSDPEGYIDSSDDPPLPDGTMLHCTYTVTVYTGYGVELQVKSVNLSEGEQLSIRGVDARGSLVVLANQTLLVEGQVIRSPTNTLSVYYCSTLEGNMGIFQLHYQIFRLSCSLPKRPHFGEVSVLDLLPGGTARFHCHMGYHLQGEPLLTCINASLPVWSGKEPSCRALCGGTVKNATVGRVLSPSPHHGPNATQDRSCSWSLEAPKDQRLHLHLERLALGPTDRLVLWSGLDAGSVVLFDSGRGGQIPFEGVISEGPAVRIQFITDQPNHNTGFNIRYEAFERGHCYEPYLQNGNFTTSDPLYGVGAVVQFTCDPGHSLEQGPPVIECISARDPYWNDTEPLCKAQCGGDLTGPGGVILSPNWPEWYGEGEDCSWRIHVGEDKRVLLDVQLLNISDSDMLTITDGDEVTTRILGRYVGGSSPFKLSSTTPDLTVTFHSDPAGLVFGKGEGFIINYMEVSRNDSCPDLPEIQNGWKTTSHVALVRGARITYQCDPGYDLVGRETLTCQIDLSWSSQPPFCEKIMYCSDPGHVEHSTRSLSDPKLLVGTTIQYSCNPGFVLQGGATITCYGREPGTPVWTSRLPHCVSEDSVSCENPGLPDNGYQILSKRLYLPGESLTFVCYQGYELIGEVAIKCILGNPSFWSGPLPLCRANHDCYHGNHALEVAEAPANSSLDGGNIALAIFILVLLLSVLLGGAYVYVTRCRYHSNLRLPLIYPHPYRQITVETEFDNPLYETGGQDTREYEVSI, from the exons atgcctcacacacagacacacacacctgagcagGAGGCTGAGAGCACCACTGTGGGCACGATGCAGGATGTAGACACAGAGACAGGAACACCTTCATCAG CTGTGTCGAGCTGTGTGGTGAATTTCTCCGACCCAGAGGGATACATAGACTCTTCTGATGACCCTCCTCTGCCTGATGGCACCATGTTACACTGCACCTACACGGTGACCGTGTACACCGGCTACGGCGTGGAGCTGCAG GTGAAGAGCGTGAACCTGTCGGAGGGCGAGCAGCTGTCTATCAGGGGCGTAGATGCACGAGGTTCTCTGGTGGTCCTGGCCAACCAGACCTTGCTGGTTGAAGGTCAAGTGATCCGCAGTCCCACCAACACTCTGTCCGTCTACTACTGCTCTACGCTGGAGGGAAACATGGGCATCTTCCAGCTGCACTATCAGA TCTTCAGGCTGAGCTGTTCCCTGCCGAAGAGGCCTCACTTTGGGGAGGTGTCGGTGCTGGACCTGCTGCCTGGAGGCACCGCCCGCTTTCACTGCCACATGGGCTACCACCTGCAGGGGGAGCCGCTGCTCACCTGCATCAACGCCTCCCTGCCGGTGTGGAGCGGCAAGGAGCCCAGCTGCAGGG ctctttgtGGCGGCACAGTGAAGAACGCTACAGTGGGAAGAGTGCTGTCACCTTCTCCACACCACGGACCCAACGCCACACAGGACCGCTCCTGTTCCTGGTCCCTGGAGGCGCCCAAGGACCAGAGGCTGCACCTCCACCTGGAGAGACTGGCCCTGGGACCCACTGACAG GCTGGTGTTGTGGAGCGGCCTGGACGCCGGCTCTGTGGTGCTGTTCGACTCCGGTCGGGGTGGACAGATACCCTTCGAGGGAGTGATCAGCGAGGGTCCGGCTGTAAGGATCCAGTTCATCACCGATCAGCCCAACCACAACACGGGATTCAACATCCGCTATGAAG CATTTGAGCGCGGCCACTGCTACGAGCCGTACCTCCAGAACGGAAACTTCACAACTTCTGACCCATTGTACGGGGTCGGAGCTGTGGTTCAGTTCACCTGTGACCCGGGTCACTCCCTAGAACAAGGCCCGCCTGTTATTGAGTGCATCAGTGCGAGGGATCCGTACTGGAATGACACAGAGCCGCTATGCAAAG cacAGTGTGGAGGAGACCTAACTGGTCCAGGAGGAGTGATTCTGTCTCCAAACTGGCCAGAGTGGTACGGAGAGGGGGAGGACTGCAGCTGGAGGATACACGTCGGGGAGGACAAACGTGTGCTGCTCGACGTACAACT ACTGAACATCAGTGACAGTGACATGCTGACCATCACTGACGGCGATGAGGTCACGACACGTATCCTGGGGCGATATGTCGGAGGAAGCAGCCCCTTCAAGCTCTCCTCAACCACCCCTGACCTGACTGTCACCTTCCACTCCGATCCGGCGGGGCTCGTCTTCGGCAAGGGCGAAGGCTTCATCATCAACTAcatgg AGGTGTCCCGAAACGACTCATGTCCGGACCTGCCTGAGATCCAGAACGGCTGGAAGACGACTTCCCACGTCGCTCTGGTGCGAGGAGCTCGTATCACCTACCAGTGTGATCCTGGTTACGACCTGGTGGGACGAGAGACCCTCACCTGTCAGATAGACCTCTCCTGGAGCTCACAGCCCCCCTTCTGTGAAAAGA TCATGTACTGTTCTGATCCCGGCCATGTGGAGCACTCTACCAGATCTCTGTCAGACCCAAAACTCCTGGTTGGGACGACCATTCAGTACAGCTGCAACCCGGGTTTCGTCCTGCAGGGCGGCGCCACCATTACCTGCTACGGCCGCGAGCCGGGGACCCCAGTGTGGACGTCTCGACTCCCTCACTGTGTTT CTGAGGATTCTGTTTCCTGTGAGAACCCTGGTCTCCCTGACAACGGCTACCAGATCCTGTCCAAGAGGCTTTACCTGCCCGGCGAGTCGCTCACCTTTGTCTGTTACCAAGGCTACGAGCTCATTGGAGAGGTTGCGATTAAATGCATCCTAGGAAACCCATCCTTTTGGAGCGGCCCACTTCCTCTCTGCAGAG CCAACCATGACTGCTACCATGGCAACCATGCTTTGGAAG TTGCAGAGGCGCCTGCAAACTCCTCTCTGGACGGAGGGAACATCGCGCTCGCCATCTTCATCCTGGTTcttctgctgtctgtgctgctggGAGGAGCGTATGTCTATGTCACACG
- the LOC137170621 gene encoding seizure 6-like protein isoform X2, whose protein sequence is MPHTQTHTPEQEAESTTVGTMQDVDTETGTPSSAVSSCVVNFSDPEGYIDSSDDPPLPDGTMLHCTYTVTVYTGYGVELQVKSVNLSEGEQLSIRGVDARGSLVVLANQTLLVEGQVIRSPTNTLSVYYCSTLEGNMGIFQLHYQIFRLSCSLPKRPHFGEVSVLDLLPGGTARFHCHMGYHLQGEPLLTCINASLPVWSGKEPSCRALCGGTVKNATVGRVLSPSPHHGPNATQDRSCSWSLEAPKDQRLHLHLERLALGPTDRLVLWSGLDAGSVVLFDSGRGGQIPFEGVISEGPAVRIQFITDQPNHNTGFNIRYEAFERGHCYEPYLQNGNFTTSDPLYGVGAVVQFTCDPGHSLEQGPPVIECISARDPYWNDTEPLCKAQCGGDLTGPGGVILSPNWPEWYGEGEDCSWRIHVGEDKRVLLDVQLLNISDSDMLTITDGDEVTTRILGRYVGGSSPFKLSSTTPDLTVTFHSDPAGLVFGKGEGFIINYMEVSRNDSCPDLPEIQNGWKTTSHVALVRGARITYQCDPGYDLVGRETLTCQIDLSWSSQPPFCEKIMYCSDPGHVEHSTRSLSDPKLLVGTTIQYSCNPGFVLQGGATITCYGREPGTPVWTSRLPHCVSEDSVSCENPGLPDNGYQILSKRLYLPGESLTFVCYQGYELIGEVAIKCILGNPSFWSGPLPLCRVAEAPANSSLDGGNIALAIFILVLLLSVLLGGAYVYVTRCRYHSNLRLPLIYPHPYRQITVETEFDNPLYETGGQDTREYEVSI, encoded by the exons atgcctcacacacagacacacacacctgagcagGAGGCTGAGAGCACCACTGTGGGCACGATGCAGGATGTAGACACAGAGACAGGAACACCTTCATCAG CTGTGTCGAGCTGTGTGGTGAATTTCTCCGACCCAGAGGGATACATAGACTCTTCTGATGACCCTCCTCTGCCTGATGGCACCATGTTACACTGCACCTACACGGTGACCGTGTACACCGGCTACGGCGTGGAGCTGCAG GTGAAGAGCGTGAACCTGTCGGAGGGCGAGCAGCTGTCTATCAGGGGCGTAGATGCACGAGGTTCTCTGGTGGTCCTGGCCAACCAGACCTTGCTGGTTGAAGGTCAAGTGATCCGCAGTCCCACCAACACTCTGTCCGTCTACTACTGCTCTACGCTGGAGGGAAACATGGGCATCTTCCAGCTGCACTATCAGA TCTTCAGGCTGAGCTGTTCCCTGCCGAAGAGGCCTCACTTTGGGGAGGTGTCGGTGCTGGACCTGCTGCCTGGAGGCACCGCCCGCTTTCACTGCCACATGGGCTACCACCTGCAGGGGGAGCCGCTGCTCACCTGCATCAACGCCTCCCTGCCGGTGTGGAGCGGCAAGGAGCCCAGCTGCAGGG ctctttgtGGCGGCACAGTGAAGAACGCTACAGTGGGAAGAGTGCTGTCACCTTCTCCACACCACGGACCCAACGCCACACAGGACCGCTCCTGTTCCTGGTCCCTGGAGGCGCCCAAGGACCAGAGGCTGCACCTCCACCTGGAGAGACTGGCCCTGGGACCCACTGACAG GCTGGTGTTGTGGAGCGGCCTGGACGCCGGCTCTGTGGTGCTGTTCGACTCCGGTCGGGGTGGACAGATACCCTTCGAGGGAGTGATCAGCGAGGGTCCGGCTGTAAGGATCCAGTTCATCACCGATCAGCCCAACCACAACACGGGATTCAACATCCGCTATGAAG CATTTGAGCGCGGCCACTGCTACGAGCCGTACCTCCAGAACGGAAACTTCACAACTTCTGACCCATTGTACGGGGTCGGAGCTGTGGTTCAGTTCACCTGTGACCCGGGTCACTCCCTAGAACAAGGCCCGCCTGTTATTGAGTGCATCAGTGCGAGGGATCCGTACTGGAATGACACAGAGCCGCTATGCAAAG cacAGTGTGGAGGAGACCTAACTGGTCCAGGAGGAGTGATTCTGTCTCCAAACTGGCCAGAGTGGTACGGAGAGGGGGAGGACTGCAGCTGGAGGATACACGTCGGGGAGGACAAACGTGTGCTGCTCGACGTACAACT ACTGAACATCAGTGACAGTGACATGCTGACCATCACTGACGGCGATGAGGTCACGACACGTATCCTGGGGCGATATGTCGGAGGAAGCAGCCCCTTCAAGCTCTCCTCAACCACCCCTGACCTGACTGTCACCTTCCACTCCGATCCGGCGGGGCTCGTCTTCGGCAAGGGCGAAGGCTTCATCATCAACTAcatgg AGGTGTCCCGAAACGACTCATGTCCGGACCTGCCTGAGATCCAGAACGGCTGGAAGACGACTTCCCACGTCGCTCTGGTGCGAGGAGCTCGTATCACCTACCAGTGTGATCCTGGTTACGACCTGGTGGGACGAGAGACCCTCACCTGTCAGATAGACCTCTCCTGGAGCTCACAGCCCCCCTTCTGTGAAAAGA TCATGTACTGTTCTGATCCCGGCCATGTGGAGCACTCTACCAGATCTCTGTCAGACCCAAAACTCCTGGTTGGGACGACCATTCAGTACAGCTGCAACCCGGGTTTCGTCCTGCAGGGCGGCGCCACCATTACCTGCTACGGCCGCGAGCCGGGGACCCCAGTGTGGACGTCTCGACTCCCTCACTGTGTTT CTGAGGATTCTGTTTCCTGTGAGAACCCTGGTCTCCCTGACAACGGCTACCAGATCCTGTCCAAGAGGCTTTACCTGCCCGGCGAGTCGCTCACCTTTGTCTGTTACCAAGGCTACGAGCTCATTGGAGAGGTTGCGATTAAATGCATCCTAGGAAACCCATCCTTTTGGAGCGGCCCACTTCCTCTCTGCAGAG TTGCAGAGGCGCCTGCAAACTCCTCTCTGGACGGAGGGAACATCGCGCTCGCCATCTTCATCCTGGTTcttctgctgtctgtgctgctggGAGGAGCGTATGTCTATGTCACACG